The proteins below come from a single Felis catus isolate Fca126 chromosome A1, F.catus_Fca126_mat1.0, whole genome shotgun sequence genomic window:
- the ELF1 gene encoding ETS-related transcription factor Elf-1 isoform X1, translated as MAAVVQQNDLVFEFASNVMEDEQQLGDPAIFPAVIVEHVPGADILNSYAGLACVEEPNDMITESSLDVAEEEIIDEDDDDITLTVEASCHNGDETIETIEAAEALLNMDSPGPMLDEKRINNNIFSSSEDDIVVAPITHVSVTLDGIPEVVETQQVQETYAHSPGTSSPEQPKRKKGRKTKPPRPDSPATTPNISVKKKNKDGKGNTIYLWEFLLALLQDKATCPKYIKWTQREKGIFKLVDSKAVSRLWGKHKNKPDMNYETMGRALRYYYQRGILAKVEGQRLVYQFKEMPKDLIYIDDEDPGSSIESSDPSLSSTTTSSRSQASRSRVSSSPGIKGGATTALKPGNSKATKPKDPAEAAQPSEVLRTVQPTQSPYPTQLFRTIHVVQPVQAVPDGEATVTSSMQDETLNSSVQSIRTIQAPTQVPVVVSPGNQHLHTVTLQTVPITTVIASTDPSSGAGSQKFILQAIPSSQPMTVLKENVMLQSQKPGSPPSIVLSPAHVQQVLTSNVQSICNGTVSMASSPSFSATTPVVTFSPRSSQLVAHPPGTVITSVIKAQETKTLIQEVEKKEVEDHLKEDIEKTEQQPQPYVMVVSNSNGFASQVAVKQNELLEPNSF; from the exons CTTGGTGATCCAGCTATTTTTCCTGCTGTAATTGTGGAACATGTTCCTGGTGCTGATATTCTCAATAGTTATGCGGGTCTAGCCTGTGTGGAAGAGCCCAATGACATGATTACTGAGAGCTCCCTGGATGTTGCTGAGGAAGAAATCATAGATGAAGATGACGATGACATCACGCTCACAG TTGAAGCCTCCTGTCATAATGGGGATGAGACGATTGAAACAATCGAGGCTGCTGAGGCGCTCCTCAATATGGATTCTCCTGGCCCTATGTTGGATGAAAAACGAATAA aTAATAATATATTTAGTTCATCTGAAGATGACATTGTTGTTGCCCCAATCACCCATGTATCCGTCACATTAGATGGGATTCCTGAAGTGGTGGAAACTCAGCAGGTTCAAGAGACCTATGCACACTCACCAGGAACATCGTCGCCAGAACAAcctaagagaaagaaag ggagaaaaacaaaacctccacGACCAGATTCCCCAGCCACTACGCCGAACATAtctgtgaagaagaaaaataaagatggtaaGG GAAACACAATTTATCTTTGGGAGTTTTTACTGGCACTGCTACAGGACAAAGCTACTTGTCCTAAATATATCAAATGGACCCAGCgagaaaaaggcatttttaaactGGTAGATTCCAAAGCAGTATCCAGGTTGTGGGGAAAGCACAAAAACAAACCTGACATGAATTACGAGACCATGGGAAGAGCTCTCAG GTACTATTACCAAAGGGGTATTCTGGCAAAAGTAGAAGGTCAGCGCTTGGTGTATCAGTTCAAGGAAATGCCAAAAGATCTTATTTATATAGATGATGAGGATCCAGGTTCCAGCATAGAGTCTTCAGATCCATCACTGTCTTCAACAACTACTTCAAGTAGGAGCCAAGCAAGCAGATCGAGAGTATCCTCAAGTCCAGGGATAAAAGGAGGAGCCACTACAGCTCTAAAGCCGGGAAATTCTAAAGCTACAAAACCCAAAGATCCTGCAGAAGCTGCACAGCCATCAGAAGTTCTGAGGACAGTGCAGCCCACACAGTCTCCATATCCTACCCAGCTCTTCCGGACTATTCATGTAGTACAGCCAGTACAAGCTGTCCCAGATGGAGAAGCAACCGTAACCAGTAGCATGCAGGATGAAACATTAAATTCTTCCGTTCAGAGTATTAG GACTATACAGGCTCCAACCCAAGTTCCAGTGGTTGTGTCTCCTGGGAATCAGCATTTGCATACAGTAACACTCCAGACAGTGCCAATCACAACAGTGATAGCCAGCACAGATCCATCATCAGGTGCTGGatctcagaaatttattttacaagCCATTCCATCCTCACAGCCCATGACAGTACTGAAAGAAAATGTCATGCTGCAGTCACAGaagccaggctcccctccttcAATTGTCTTGAGCCCTGCCCATGTACAGCAGGTACTTACTAGCAATGTTCAATCCATTTGCAATGGAACCGTCAGTATGGCTTCATCTCCGTCCTTCAGTGCTACTACTCCTGTGGTGACCTTTTCTCCTCGAAGTTCACAACTTGTTGCTCACCCACCTGGCACTGTAATCACTTCGGTTATCAAAGCTCAAGAAACAAAAACTCTTATACAGgaagtagagaaaaaggaagttgaAGATCATTTGAAAGAAGACATTGAGAAGACTGAGCAACAGCCACAGCCTTATGTGATGGTGGTATCCAATTCCAATGGATTTGCCTCTCAGGTAGCTGTGAAACAAAATGAATTGCTGGAACCCAactctttttaa
- the ELF1 gene encoding ETS-related transcription factor Elf-1 isoform X4: MAAVVQQNDLVFEFASNVMEDEQQLGDPAIFPAVIVEHVPGADILNSYAGLACVEEPNDMITESSLDVAEEEIIDEDDDDITLTVEASCHNGDETIETIEAAEALLNMDSPGPMLDEKRIRRKTKPPRPDSPATTPNISVKKKNKDGKGNTIYLWEFLLALLQDKATCPKYIKWTQREKGIFKLVDSKAVSRLWGKHKNKPDMNYETMGRALRYYYQRGILAKVEGQRLVYQFKEMPKDLIYIDDEDPGSSIESSDPSLSSTTTSSRSQASRSRVSSSPGIKGGATTALKPGNSKATKPKDPAEAAQPSEVLRTVQPTQSPYPTQLFRTIHVVQPVQAVPDGEATVTSSMQDETLNSSVQSIRTIQAPTQVPVVVSPGNQHLHTVTLQTVPITTVIASTDPSSGAGSQKFILQAIPSSQPMTVLKENVMLQSQKPGSPPSIVLSPAHVQQVLTSNVQSICNGTVSMASSPSFSATTPVVTFSPRSSQLVAHPPGTVITSVIKAQETKTLIQEVEKKEVEDHLKEDIEKTEQQPQPYVMVVSNSNGFASQVAVKQNELLEPNSF; the protein is encoded by the exons CTTGGTGATCCAGCTATTTTTCCTGCTGTAATTGTGGAACATGTTCCTGGTGCTGATATTCTCAATAGTTATGCGGGTCTAGCCTGTGTGGAAGAGCCCAATGACATGATTACTGAGAGCTCCCTGGATGTTGCTGAGGAAGAAATCATAGATGAAGATGACGATGACATCACGCTCACAG TTGAAGCCTCCTGTCATAATGGGGATGAGACGATTGAAACAATCGAGGCTGCTGAGGCGCTCCTCAATATGGATTCTCCTGGCCCTATGTTGGATGAAAAACGAATAA ggagaaaaacaaaacctccacGACCAGATTCCCCAGCCACTACGCCGAACATAtctgtgaagaagaaaaataaagatggtaaGG GAAACACAATTTATCTTTGGGAGTTTTTACTGGCACTGCTACAGGACAAAGCTACTTGTCCTAAATATATCAAATGGACCCAGCgagaaaaaggcatttttaaactGGTAGATTCCAAAGCAGTATCCAGGTTGTGGGGAAAGCACAAAAACAAACCTGACATGAATTACGAGACCATGGGAAGAGCTCTCAG GTACTATTACCAAAGGGGTATTCTGGCAAAAGTAGAAGGTCAGCGCTTGGTGTATCAGTTCAAGGAAATGCCAAAAGATCTTATTTATATAGATGATGAGGATCCAGGTTCCAGCATAGAGTCTTCAGATCCATCACTGTCTTCAACAACTACTTCAAGTAGGAGCCAAGCAAGCAGATCGAGAGTATCCTCAAGTCCAGGGATAAAAGGAGGAGCCACTACAGCTCTAAAGCCGGGAAATTCTAAAGCTACAAAACCCAAAGATCCTGCAGAAGCTGCACAGCCATCAGAAGTTCTGAGGACAGTGCAGCCCACACAGTCTCCATATCCTACCCAGCTCTTCCGGACTATTCATGTAGTACAGCCAGTACAAGCTGTCCCAGATGGAGAAGCAACCGTAACCAGTAGCATGCAGGATGAAACATTAAATTCTTCCGTTCAGAGTATTAG GACTATACAGGCTCCAACCCAAGTTCCAGTGGTTGTGTCTCCTGGGAATCAGCATTTGCATACAGTAACACTCCAGACAGTGCCAATCACAACAGTGATAGCCAGCACAGATCCATCATCAGGTGCTGGatctcagaaatttattttacaagCCATTCCATCCTCACAGCCCATGACAGTACTGAAAGAAAATGTCATGCTGCAGTCACAGaagccaggctcccctccttcAATTGTCTTGAGCCCTGCCCATGTACAGCAGGTACTTACTAGCAATGTTCAATCCATTTGCAATGGAACCGTCAGTATGGCTTCATCTCCGTCCTTCAGTGCTACTACTCCTGTGGTGACCTTTTCTCCTCGAAGTTCACAACTTGTTGCTCACCCACCTGGCACTGTAATCACTTCGGTTATCAAAGCTCAAGAAACAAAAACTCTTATACAGgaagtagagaaaaaggaagttgaAGATCATTTGAAAGAAGACATTGAGAAGACTGAGCAACAGCCACAGCCTTATGTGATGGTGGTATCCAATTCCAATGGATTTGCCTCTCAGGTAGCTGTGAAACAAAATGAATTGCTGGAACCCAactctttttaa
- the ELF1 gene encoding ETS-related transcription factor Elf-1 isoform X3: MAAVVQQNDLVFEFASNVMEDEQQLGDPAIFPAVIVEHVPGADILNSYAGLACVEEPNDMITESSLDVAEEEIIDEDDDDITLTVEASCHNGDETIETIEAAEALLNMDSPGPMLDEKRINGIPEVVETQQVQETYAHSPGTSSPEQPKRKKGRKTKPPRPDSPATTPNISVKKKNKDGKGNTIYLWEFLLALLQDKATCPKYIKWTQREKGIFKLVDSKAVSRLWGKHKNKPDMNYETMGRALRYYYQRGILAKVEGQRLVYQFKEMPKDLIYIDDEDPGSSIESSDPSLSSTTTSSRSQASRSRVSSSPGIKGGATTALKPGNSKATKPKDPAEAAQPSEVLRTVQPTQSPYPTQLFRTIHVVQPVQAVPDGEATVTSSMQDETLNSSVQSIRTIQAPTQVPVVVSPGNQHLHTVTLQTVPITTVIASTDPSSGAGSQKFILQAIPSSQPMTVLKENVMLQSQKPGSPPSIVLSPAHVQQVLTSNVQSICNGTVSMASSPSFSATTPVVTFSPRSSQLVAHPPGTVITSVIKAQETKTLIQEVEKKEVEDHLKEDIEKTEQQPQPYVMVVSNSNGFASQVAVKQNELLEPNSF; encoded by the exons CTTGGTGATCCAGCTATTTTTCCTGCTGTAATTGTGGAACATGTTCCTGGTGCTGATATTCTCAATAGTTATGCGGGTCTAGCCTGTGTGGAAGAGCCCAATGACATGATTACTGAGAGCTCCCTGGATGTTGCTGAGGAAGAAATCATAGATGAAGATGACGATGACATCACGCTCACAG TTGAAGCCTCCTGTCATAATGGGGATGAGACGATTGAAACAATCGAGGCTGCTGAGGCGCTCCTCAATATGGATTCTCCTGGCCCTATGTTGGATGAAAAACGAATAA ATGGGATTCCTGAAGTGGTGGAAACTCAGCAGGTTCAAGAGACCTATGCACACTCACCAGGAACATCGTCGCCAGAACAAcctaagagaaagaaag ggagaaaaacaaaacctccacGACCAGATTCCCCAGCCACTACGCCGAACATAtctgtgaagaagaaaaataaagatggtaaGG GAAACACAATTTATCTTTGGGAGTTTTTACTGGCACTGCTACAGGACAAAGCTACTTGTCCTAAATATATCAAATGGACCCAGCgagaaaaaggcatttttaaactGGTAGATTCCAAAGCAGTATCCAGGTTGTGGGGAAAGCACAAAAACAAACCTGACATGAATTACGAGACCATGGGAAGAGCTCTCAG GTACTATTACCAAAGGGGTATTCTGGCAAAAGTAGAAGGTCAGCGCTTGGTGTATCAGTTCAAGGAAATGCCAAAAGATCTTATTTATATAGATGATGAGGATCCAGGTTCCAGCATAGAGTCTTCAGATCCATCACTGTCTTCAACAACTACTTCAAGTAGGAGCCAAGCAAGCAGATCGAGAGTATCCTCAAGTCCAGGGATAAAAGGAGGAGCCACTACAGCTCTAAAGCCGGGAAATTCTAAAGCTACAAAACCCAAAGATCCTGCAGAAGCTGCACAGCCATCAGAAGTTCTGAGGACAGTGCAGCCCACACAGTCTCCATATCCTACCCAGCTCTTCCGGACTATTCATGTAGTACAGCCAGTACAAGCTGTCCCAGATGGAGAAGCAACCGTAACCAGTAGCATGCAGGATGAAACATTAAATTCTTCCGTTCAGAGTATTAG GACTATACAGGCTCCAACCCAAGTTCCAGTGGTTGTGTCTCCTGGGAATCAGCATTTGCATACAGTAACACTCCAGACAGTGCCAATCACAACAGTGATAGCCAGCACAGATCCATCATCAGGTGCTGGatctcagaaatttattttacaagCCATTCCATCCTCACAGCCCATGACAGTACTGAAAGAAAATGTCATGCTGCAGTCACAGaagccaggctcccctccttcAATTGTCTTGAGCCCTGCCCATGTACAGCAGGTACTTACTAGCAATGTTCAATCCATTTGCAATGGAACCGTCAGTATGGCTTCATCTCCGTCCTTCAGTGCTACTACTCCTGTGGTGACCTTTTCTCCTCGAAGTTCACAACTTGTTGCTCACCCACCTGGCACTGTAATCACTTCGGTTATCAAAGCTCAAGAAACAAAAACTCTTATACAGgaagtagagaaaaaggaagttgaAGATCATTTGAAAGAAGACATTGAGAAGACTGAGCAACAGCCACAGCCTTATGTGATGGTGGTATCCAATTCCAATGGATTTGCCTCTCAGGTAGCTGTGAAACAAAATGAATTGCTGGAACCCAactctttttaa
- the ELF1 gene encoding ETS-related transcription factor Elf-1 isoform X2, which translates to MAAVVQQNDLVFEFASNVMEDEQQLGDPAIFPAVIVEHVPGADILNSYAGLACVEEPNDMITESSLDVAEEEIIDEDDDDITLTVEASCHNGDETIETIEAAEALLNMDSPGPMLDEKRINNNIFSSSEDDIVVAPITHVSVTLDGIPEVVETQQVQETYAHSPGTSSPEQPKRKKGRKTKPPRPDSPATTPNISVKKKNKDGNTIYLWEFLLALLQDKATCPKYIKWTQREKGIFKLVDSKAVSRLWGKHKNKPDMNYETMGRALRYYYQRGILAKVEGQRLVYQFKEMPKDLIYIDDEDPGSSIESSDPSLSSTTTSSRSQASRSRVSSSPGIKGGATTALKPGNSKATKPKDPAEAAQPSEVLRTVQPTQSPYPTQLFRTIHVVQPVQAVPDGEATVTSSMQDETLNSSVQSIRTIQAPTQVPVVVSPGNQHLHTVTLQTVPITTVIASTDPSSGAGSQKFILQAIPSSQPMTVLKENVMLQSQKPGSPPSIVLSPAHVQQVLTSNVQSICNGTVSMASSPSFSATTPVVTFSPRSSQLVAHPPGTVITSVIKAQETKTLIQEVEKKEVEDHLKEDIEKTEQQPQPYVMVVSNSNGFASQVAVKQNELLEPNSF; encoded by the exons CTTGGTGATCCAGCTATTTTTCCTGCTGTAATTGTGGAACATGTTCCTGGTGCTGATATTCTCAATAGTTATGCGGGTCTAGCCTGTGTGGAAGAGCCCAATGACATGATTACTGAGAGCTCCCTGGATGTTGCTGAGGAAGAAATCATAGATGAAGATGACGATGACATCACGCTCACAG TTGAAGCCTCCTGTCATAATGGGGATGAGACGATTGAAACAATCGAGGCTGCTGAGGCGCTCCTCAATATGGATTCTCCTGGCCCTATGTTGGATGAAAAACGAATAA aTAATAATATATTTAGTTCATCTGAAGATGACATTGTTGTTGCCCCAATCACCCATGTATCCGTCACATTAGATGGGATTCCTGAAGTGGTGGAAACTCAGCAGGTTCAAGAGACCTATGCACACTCACCAGGAACATCGTCGCCAGAACAAcctaagagaaagaaag ggagaaaaacaaaacctccacGACCAGATTCCCCAGCCACTACGCCGAACATAtctgtgaagaagaaaaataaagatg GAAACACAATTTATCTTTGGGAGTTTTTACTGGCACTGCTACAGGACAAAGCTACTTGTCCTAAATATATCAAATGGACCCAGCgagaaaaaggcatttttaaactGGTAGATTCCAAAGCAGTATCCAGGTTGTGGGGAAAGCACAAAAACAAACCTGACATGAATTACGAGACCATGGGAAGAGCTCTCAG GTACTATTACCAAAGGGGTATTCTGGCAAAAGTAGAAGGTCAGCGCTTGGTGTATCAGTTCAAGGAAATGCCAAAAGATCTTATTTATATAGATGATGAGGATCCAGGTTCCAGCATAGAGTCTTCAGATCCATCACTGTCTTCAACAACTACTTCAAGTAGGAGCCAAGCAAGCAGATCGAGAGTATCCTCAAGTCCAGGGATAAAAGGAGGAGCCACTACAGCTCTAAAGCCGGGAAATTCTAAAGCTACAAAACCCAAAGATCCTGCAGAAGCTGCACAGCCATCAGAAGTTCTGAGGACAGTGCAGCCCACACAGTCTCCATATCCTACCCAGCTCTTCCGGACTATTCATGTAGTACAGCCAGTACAAGCTGTCCCAGATGGAGAAGCAACCGTAACCAGTAGCATGCAGGATGAAACATTAAATTCTTCCGTTCAGAGTATTAG GACTATACAGGCTCCAACCCAAGTTCCAGTGGTTGTGTCTCCTGGGAATCAGCATTTGCATACAGTAACACTCCAGACAGTGCCAATCACAACAGTGATAGCCAGCACAGATCCATCATCAGGTGCTGGatctcagaaatttattttacaagCCATTCCATCCTCACAGCCCATGACAGTACTGAAAGAAAATGTCATGCTGCAGTCACAGaagccaggctcccctccttcAATTGTCTTGAGCCCTGCCCATGTACAGCAGGTACTTACTAGCAATGTTCAATCCATTTGCAATGGAACCGTCAGTATGGCTTCATCTCCGTCCTTCAGTGCTACTACTCCTGTGGTGACCTTTTCTCCTCGAAGTTCACAACTTGTTGCTCACCCACCTGGCACTGTAATCACTTCGGTTATCAAAGCTCAAGAAACAAAAACTCTTATACAGgaagtagagaaaaaggaagttgaAGATCATTTGAAAGAAGACATTGAGAAGACTGAGCAACAGCCACAGCCTTATGTGATGGTGGTATCCAATTCCAATGGATTTGCCTCTCAGGTAGCTGTGAAACAAAATGAATTGCTGGAACCCAactctttttaa